In Roseibium algicola, the DNA window CTGAAGGAATACGGTGACTACCGGCGTGATCAGCCCAAACAAAAACCCCGCCGAAGCGGGGTCTTGGGTTTCGGAATTGCGGCGGCAGGCCTTACGCGTAGCGGCGGGTCTCGCTCGGCAGATCGCCGGAAATGGCGTTGCGCACGGCCTTGCGGATATCGGCCAGCGAAAACGGCTTGGTGACCACGTCATGGACCAGGGATTCCAGGCCATTGGCCCGTTCACGCTGGTCGGCAAAGCCGGTCATGAGGAGGATCGGCAGTCGTGGATAGTCGCGCGCCGTATGCAGAGCCAGGGCGATGCCGTCCATGACGGGCATCTTGATGTCGGACAGCAGCAGGTCGAAGCTGCCCTTCTCGCGGGTCAGAACCTCGACGGCTTCGCCGCCATCCTCGGCCGCTTCAACGGAATGACCGTCAAGCTCCAGGGCACGCTTTACGAAGCTGCGGACAGCTTCATCGTCTTCAGTAAGAAGAATGCGAGCCATGCTCACTCTCCTGTGTTGCCGTCAGCCGCTCCGTCGTCCGGGGCGACAACGTATCCAATATAGGGCAACTGCCGCCAAGCGTGGCCCATATCCATACCATATCCGACGACAAACTTATCAGGACAGGCAAAACCGACATAATCGGCAGATATGGCAGCTTTACGGCGCTCGGGTTTATCCAGCAGAGCTGCGATCTTCACCGAGTGCGCGCCCCTGTTCAGCAGCCGCTCCCGCGCGAAGGCGAGTGTGCGACCGGATTCCAGGATATCATCCACTAAAATAATATCGCG includes these proteins:
- a CDS encoding response regulator; translation: MARILLTEDDEAVRSFVKRALELDGHSVEAAEDGGEAVEVLTREKGSFDLLLSDIKMPVMDGIALALHTARDYPRLPILLMTGFADQRERANGLESLVHDVVTKPFSLADIRKAVRNAISGDLPSETRRYA
- the hpt gene encoding hypoxanthine phosphoribosyltransferase codes for the protein MTSDIHTLFDEDAIAQRVGALAEEIAEGKPQNLLVVAVLKGSFIFAADLVRAMHRAGLQPEMEFMHLSSYGAGTEGSDTIRILRDVESDVNERDIILVDDILESGRTLAFARERLLNRGAHSVKIAALLDKPERRKAAISADYVGFACPDKFVVGYGMDMGHAWRQLPYIGYVVAPDDGAADGNTGE